From a single Pseudomonas triticicola genomic region:
- a CDS encoding flagellar hook-length control protein FliK: MPATPNILLQTAAQAKAQAASAKSSAMAADAGDKASSFARVFADQAPAKPAVSADNSVKPARDKVADSSGKKDIGKDQSAAPEPAVADSGKALPADKAAASDDATATANDTTETVQTPVADAAPVDPALDPALAQVVQPLVAAPVVQAPAVATPAHAETETPALAVVAGMVKDPAATDSEFDPTADPLDSMPAVRMAMEQGGHISAASQAQPKASPAQAQADGELTAAQNFAAGMASMLDVQADKDSTSQGGEQAFSGLIDDGLKDLKSATSDTRVDDFANRLAALTQAATPKTANALPVNQPIAMHQSGWTEEVVNRVMYLSSVNLKAADIQLQPAELGRLDIRVNMVPDQQTQVTFMSAHPSVREALDSQMHRLRDMFNQQGMGQVDVNVADQNRGWQGQQGQEQAQQGQSGRTSAAGGRLDSVDEELAPATVAEVAAQTTSVIGSSAVDYYA; the protein is encoded by the coding sequence ATGCCTGCGACCCCCAACATTCTTCTTCAGACCGCCGCCCAGGCCAAGGCGCAAGCCGCCTCTGCCAAATCGTCGGCAATGGCCGCAGACGCCGGGGACAAGGCTTCCAGCTTCGCCAGAGTGTTTGCCGATCAGGCGCCGGCCAAGCCTGCCGTGAGCGCTGACAATTCAGTCAAGCCGGCACGCGACAAGGTCGCGGACAGCAGCGGCAAAAAGGATATCGGCAAAGATCAGTCTGCCGCGCCCGAGCCAGCAGTTGCCGATAGCGGCAAAGCGTTGCCTGCCGACAAAGCGGCGGCGAGCGACGACGCGACTGCCACTGCCAATGACACCACTGAAACGGTACAAACCCCTGTGGCCGATGCCGCGCCTGTAGACCCGGCGCTTGATCCGGCCCTGGCGCAAGTCGTTCAGCCGTTGGTGGCGGCGCCTGTCGTGCAGGCTCCAGCAGTCGCAACCCCAGCCCACGCCGAAACCGAAACCCCGGCATTGGCAGTGGTGGCTGGCATGGTCAAAGATCCGGCGGCCACCGACAGCGAATTTGATCCGACAGCCGACCCGCTCGACTCGATGCCGGCCGTGCGCATGGCGATGGAGCAGGGCGGGCATATTTCCGCCGCCAGCCAGGCGCAACCGAAAGCCTCGCCTGCTCAGGCTCAGGCCGATGGCGAGTTGACCGCCGCGCAGAACTTCGCCGCCGGCATGGCCAGCATGCTCGACGTGCAGGCCGACAAGGACAGCACCAGCCAAGGCGGCGAACAAGCTTTCAGCGGGCTGATCGACGATGGCCTGAAGGATCTGAAGTCCGCCACCAGCGACACCCGTGTCGACGACTTCGCCAACCGTCTGGCGGCACTGACCCAGGCCGCTACGCCGAAAACCGCCAATGCGCTGCCGGTGAATCAGCCGATCGCCATGCACCAGAGCGGCTGGACCGAAGAAGTGGTCAACCGCGTCATGTACCTGTCCAGCGTCAACCTCAAAGCGGCCGACATTCAGTTGCAGCCGGCGGAGCTGGGGCGTCTGGATATTCGCGTCAACATGGTCCCCGACCAGCAGACCCAGGTGACTTTCATGAGCGCGCATCCAAGCGTGCGTGAAGCGCTCGACAGCCAGATGCATCGTCTGCGCGACATGTTCAACCAGCAGGGCATGGGCCAGGTGGATGTCAATGTCGCCGACCAGAACCGTGGCTGGCAGGGTCAGCAAGGTCAGGAACAGGCGCAGCAGGGCCAGAGTGGCCGGACCAGTGCTGCGGGTGGCCGCTTGGATTCGGTGGATGAGGAATTGGCGCCGGCTACTGTCGCTGAAGTGGCGGCGCAGACTACCAGCGTGATTGGCAGCAGCGCGGTCGACTATTACGCCTGA
- a CDS encoding Hpt domain-containing protein — MTDPHVDREVLDTLREVMEDGYTELLETFLADSQSRLHELQDSTSAKALSDVAHSFKGSASNMGAVRLAELCQDLESNAKDKSPEALAQLVADIHSEFAEVRPVYESEKHHAHIH, encoded by the coding sequence GTGACAGACCCACATGTAGATCGCGAAGTCCTCGATACTTTGCGCGAGGTGATGGAGGACGGCTATACGGAATTGCTGGAGACTTTTCTGGCAGATTCGCAAAGCCGCCTGCACGAGTTGCAGGACAGCACCAGCGCCAAAGCGCTTTCCGATGTAGCCCATAGCTTCAAGGGCAGTGCCAGCAACATGGGCGCGGTTCGACTGGCCGAGTTGTGCCAGGATCTTGAGTCGAATGCCAAGGACAAAAGTCCGGAAGCGCTCGCTCAACTGGTGGCCGATATCCATTCCGAATTCGCCGAAGTACGCCCGGTGTACGAAAGCGAAAAGCACCACGCCCACATCCACTGA
- a CDS encoding ATP-binding SpoIIE family protein phosphatase — MQAQEPLTILIAEDSAADRLLLSTIVRRQGHQVLTAANGAEAVETFKDQQPDLVLMDALMPVMDGFEAARQIKALAGEALVPIIFLTSLTESEALARCLEAGGDDFLAKPYNQVILAAKIKAMDRLRRLQATVLQQRDLIAKHHDYLLNEQRVAKAVFDKVAHSGCLSAPNIRYLQSPYALFNGDLLLAAYTPAGDMHVMLGDFTGHGLPAAVGAMPLAEVFYGMTAKGYGLAETLREMNAKLKRILPVDMFCCATLLSLSFQSRSVEVWNGGMPDGYLHRMVSGERVPLPARHLPLGILSAQAFDDRTDVYPMAVDDRVFLLSDGVIDTCDANDQLFGVERLQQVFAANREPDRLFEDIEQALRDFRGQVRDDVSMVEVSLLESAQAHGAAPVYSDSGQSCPLDWSASFEFRGATLRRFNPLPFLLQLLLEVHGLRAQSGALYSVLAELYSNALEHGVLGLDSSLKRDATGFARYYEMRAARLEALQDGFVRVHLQVQPQGEGGRLVIRVEDSGKGFDVARVMERPVDNVRLSGRGIGLVRQLGRNATWSDQGRSASVAFFWKIEA, encoded by the coding sequence ATGCAGGCGCAAGAGCCGCTGACCATTCTTATCGCCGAAGACAGTGCCGCCGACCGGCTGCTGCTATCGACCATCGTCCGCCGTCAGGGCCATCAGGTGCTGACAGCGGCCAATGGTGCCGAGGCGGTGGAAACGTTCAAAGATCAGCAGCCTGATCTGGTATTGATGGACGCGCTGATGCCGGTGATGGACGGCTTCGAGGCGGCGCGGCAGATCAAGGCGCTGGCGGGTGAAGCGCTGGTGCCGATCATTTTCCTCACGTCGCTGACCGAGAGTGAAGCGCTGGCCCGTTGTCTGGAGGCTGGTGGTGACGATTTTCTGGCGAAGCCGTACAACCAGGTGATCCTTGCCGCCAAAATCAAGGCGATGGATCGCTTGCGTCGCCTTCAGGCCACGGTCCTGCAGCAGCGCGATCTGATCGCGAAACATCATGACTATCTGCTCAACGAACAACGCGTGGCCAAAGCGGTGTTCGACAAGGTCGCGCATTCCGGGTGCCTGAGTGCGCCGAACATCCGTTACCTGCAATCGCCTTACGCGCTGTTCAATGGTGATCTGTTGCTCGCGGCGTACACGCCGGCCGGTGACATGCACGTCATGCTCGGCGATTTCACCGGGCATGGCTTGCCGGCAGCGGTGGGGGCGATGCCGCTGGCCGAAGTGTTTTATGGGATGACCGCCAAAGGCTACGGCCTGGCCGAAACCCTGCGCGAGATGAACGCCAAGCTCAAGCGCATCCTGCCGGTGGACATGTTCTGCTGCGCTACCTTGCTCAGTCTGAGTTTCCAGAGCCGTTCAGTGGAGGTATGGAACGGCGGCATGCCCGACGGTTACTTGCACCGCATGGTCAGCGGCGAGCGCGTGCCGTTGCCGGCGCGGCATTTGCCCCTGGGGATTCTCAGCGCGCAAGCCTTCGATGACCGTACGGATGTGTATCCGATGGCCGTCGATGATCGGGTGTTTCTGTTATCGGACGGGGTGATCGATACCTGTGATGCCAATGACCAGTTGTTCGGCGTCGAGCGCTTGCAGCAGGTGTTTGCGGCGAACCGCGAGCCGGATCGGCTGTTCGAGGATATCGAACAGGCACTGCGCGATTTTCGCGGACAGGTCCGTGATGATGTGAGCATGGTCGAGGTCAGTCTGCTTGAGTCGGCGCAGGCCCACGGCGCGGCGCCGGTGTATTCCGACAGCGGCCAGTCGTGCCCGCTGGACTGGTCGGCCAGTTTCGAATTTCGCGGCGCCACGCTCAGGCGCTTCAATCCGTTGCCGTTCCTCTTGCAGTTGCTGCTAGAGGTGCATGGCCTGCGCGCGCAGAGCGGAGCGCTGTACAGCGTGCTCGCCGAGCTGTATTCCAACGCGCTGGAGCATGGCGTGCTCGGGCTGGACTCGAGCCTCAAGCGTGATGCCACTGGTTTTGCCCGTTACTACGAAATGCGCGCGGCGCGACTGGAGGCGCTGCAAGACGGTTTCGTGCGCGTGCATTTGCAGGTCCAGCCGCAAGGCGAGGGTGGGCGGCTGGTCATTCGCGTCGAGGATAGCGGCAAAGGTTTTGATGTGGCGCGGGTCATGGAGCGGCCCGTGGATAACGTCCGCTTGTCGGGACGCGGCATCGGTCTGGTCCGGCAACTGGGGCGCAACGCCACTTGGTCAGACCAGGGTCGTAGTGCCAGCGTGGCGTTTTTCTGGAAGATTGAGGCATAA
- a CDS encoding STAS domain-containing protein: protein MSVVTEVSPDQKKLTIAVKGRFDFGRHQEFRESYERLPHKPESIVVDLKEATYLDSSALGMLLLLRDHAGGDNSDIRVVNSSTDVKKILAISNFDKLFDIS, encoded by the coding sequence ATGTCAGTCGTTACAGAAGTCTCTCCAGACCAGAAAAAGCTCACCATCGCCGTCAAAGGCCGGTTCGATTTCGGTCGCCATCAGGAATTTCGCGAGTCGTATGAACGGCTCCCACACAAACCCGAATCCATCGTGGTCGATCTCAAAGAGGCCACTTACCTCGACAGCTCCGCGTTGGGCATGCTGCTCCTGCTGCGTGATCACGCTGGTGGCGACAATTCGGATATCCGCGTCGTCAACAGCAGCACCGATGTGAAGAAAATCCTCGCGATTTCCAACTTCGACAAACTCTTCGACATCAGTTGA
- the fliJ gene encoding flagellar export protein FliJ, translated as MAVSRAARLAPVVDMAEKAEKAAVQRLAYFQGQVKVAESKLADLNAFRLDYSQQWIVRGSTGVTGQWLLGFQGFLAQLDTAVDQQRQSLVWHQNKLDKAREEWQQAFARVEGLRKLVQRYRDEAQRLEDKREQKLLDELSQRLPRRDAF; from the coding sequence ATGGCCGTCAGCCGCGCCGCGCGCCTGGCACCGGTGGTGGATATGGCCGAAAAGGCCGAGAAAGCCGCCGTGCAGCGCCTCGCCTACTTTCAGGGCCAAGTCAAAGTTGCCGAAAGCAAACTGGCCGACCTCAATGCCTTTCGTCTGGATTACTCGCAGCAATGGATCGTGCGCGGCAGCACCGGCGTGACCGGGCAATGGCTGCTGGGTTTTCAGGGGTTTCTGGCGCAACTCGACACTGCCGTCGACCAGCAACGGCAGAGCCTGGTCTGGCACCAGAACAAGCTCGACAAGGCGCGTGAGGAATGGCAGCAGGCGTTTGCCCGCGTCGAGGGTTTGCGCAAACTGGTGCAGCGCTATCGCGACGAGGCGCAACGCCTGGAAGACAAGCGCGAGCAGAAGCTGCTGGATGAATTGTCCCAGCGCTTGCCACGGCGTGATGCCTTCTAA
- the fliI gene encoding flagellar protein export ATPase FliI, whose product MRLERTSFAKRLSTYAEATEIAGAPILEGRLLRMVGLTLEAEGLRAAMGTRCMVINDDSYHPSQVEAEVMGFSGSKVFLMPVGSVAGIAPGARVVPLADTGRLPMGMSMLGRVLDGAGRALDGKGGMKAEDWVPMDGPTINPLNRDPISVPLDVGIRCINGLLTVGRGQRLGLFAGTGVGKSVLLGMMTRFTEADIIVVGLIGERGREVKEFIEHILGEEGLKRSVVVASPADDAPLMRMRAAMYCTRIAEYFRDKGKNVLLLMDSLTRFAQAQREIALAIGEPPATKGYPPSVFAKLPKLVERAGNAEKGGGSITAFYTVLSEGDDQQDPIADSARGVLDGHIVLSRRLAEEGHYPAIDIEASISRVMPAVVSPDHMQRAQYFKQLWSRYQQSRDLISVGAYVAGGDRETDLAISLQPQLVRYQRQGLNDKINLGESQAYLETLFAPAAGG is encoded by the coding sequence ATGCGCCTTGAACGCACCAGCTTCGCCAAGCGCCTGAGCACCTACGCCGAGGCCACCGAGATTGCCGGCGCGCCGATCCTTGAAGGTCGGCTGCTGCGCATGGTCGGCCTGACCCTCGAAGCCGAAGGCCTGCGCGCCGCCATGGGCACCCGCTGCATGGTGATCAATGACGACAGCTACCATCCGTCTCAGGTGGAAGCGGAGGTCATGGGTTTTTCCGGCAGCAAAGTCTTTCTGATGCCGGTCGGCAGCGTCGCCGGCATTGCCCCGGGCGCCCGCGTGGTGCCCCTGGCCGATACCGGTCGTTTACCGATGGGCATGAGCATGCTCGGCCGTGTCCTCGACGGCGCCGGTCGCGCGCTGGACGGCAAGGGCGGCATGAAAGCCGAAGACTGGGTGCCGATGGATGGCCCGACAATCAACCCGCTCAACCGTGATCCGATCAGCGTACCGCTGGACGTCGGCATCCGTTGCATCAACGGTTTGCTGACGGTCGGCCGTGGTCAGCGTCTGGGTCTGTTCGCCGGTACCGGTGTCGGTAAATCGGTGCTGTTGGGCATGATGACCCGCTTCACCGAGGCCGACATCATCGTCGTCGGCCTGATCGGTGAGCGTGGTCGCGAAGTTAAAGAATTCATCGAACACATTCTCGGTGAAGAAGGCCTCAAACGTTCGGTAGTGGTCGCCTCGCCAGCGGACGACGCACCGCTGATGCGTATGCGCGCGGCAATGTATTGCACGCGCATCGCCGAGTATTTCCGCGACAAGGGCAAGAACGTTCTGCTGCTGATGGACTCGCTGACCCGTTTCGCCCAGGCCCAGCGGGAAATCGCTCTGGCCATCGGCGAACCGCCAGCAACCAAGGGCTATCCGCCCTCGGTGTTCGCCAAACTGCCGAAACTGGTGGAGCGTGCCGGTAACGCGGAGAAGGGCGGCGGTTCGATCACGGCGTTCTACACCGTACTGTCCGAAGGCGACGACCAGCAGGACCCGATTGCCGACTCGGCGCGGGGTGTGCTCGACGGCCATATCGTGCTGTCACGACGCCTGGCCGAGGAAGGCCACTATCCGGCGATCGACATCGAAGCCTCGATCAGCCGGGTCATGCCGGCGGTGGTTTCGCCGGATCACATGCAGCGCGCGCAGTACTTCAAGCAGTTGTGGTCGCGCTATCAGCAGAGCCGCGATCTGATCAGCGTCGGTGCCTACGTTGCCGGTGGCGACCGCGAGACCGATCTGGCGATTTCCCTGCAACCGCAGTTGGTCAGGTACCAGCGCCAAGGCCTCAACGACAAAATCAATCTGGGTGAAAGCCAGGCCTATCTGGAAACCCTGTTCGCCCCTGCGGCGGGCGGGTAA
- the fliH gene encoding flagellar assembly protein FliH, producing MDKPDESVTDLIRARDVRGFESWALPSFDPPKPEPEPEPEPEPPEMEEVPLEEVQPLTLEELESIRQEAYNEGFAIGEKEGFHSTTLKVRQEAETALAAKIASLELLMSNLFEPIAEQDTQIEKSLVDLVQHITKQVIKRELAIDSTQIEHVMRDALKLLPLGVENVRLYVNPQDFAQVKALRERHEETWRIVEDESLLPGGCRVETEHSRIDASVESRVTQVMAKLFDQLHEQALHPAAPDLSLDIPEDTPAAVDSDEPRADASDAP from the coding sequence ATGGATAAGCCTGACGAATCTGTGACGGATCTGATCCGCGCCCGCGATGTTCGTGGTTTCGAATCCTGGGCGCTGCCCAGCTTCGACCCGCCGAAACCGGAACCCGAGCCGGAACCGGAGCCCGAACCGCCGGAAATGGAAGAAGTGCCGCTGGAAGAAGTCCAGCCACTGACCCTGGAAGAACTCGAAAGCATCCGTCAGGAGGCTTACAACGAGGGCTTCGCCATCGGCGAAAAAGAAGGTTTTCACAGCACCACGCTGAAGGTGCGTCAGGAAGCCGAAACAGCGCTGGCGGCGAAAATCGCCAGCCTTGAGCTGTTGATGTCCAACCTGTTCGAACCGATCGCCGAGCAAGACACCCAGATTGAAAAGTCGCTGGTCGACCTCGTGCAACACATCACCAAGCAGGTGATCAAGCGCGAACTGGCCATCGATTCAACGCAGATCGAACACGTCATGCGCGATGCCCTCAAGCTATTGCCGCTGGGCGTGGAAAACGTGCGCCTGTACGTCAATCCGCAGGATTTCGCCCAGGTCAAAGCCCTGCGCGAACGCCACGAAGAAACCTGGCGCATCGTTGAAGACGAGTCGCTGTTGCCGGGCGGCTGCCGGGTTGAAACCGAGCACAGCCGCATCGACGCCAGCGTCGAATCGCGGGTGACCCAGGTCATGGCCAAACTGTTCGACCAGTTGCACGAGCAGGCCTTGCATCCGGCAGCGCCTGACTTGAGTCTGGACATTCCCGAAGACACCCCAGCGGCTGTCGACTCTGACGAGCCGCGCGCGGACGCCAGCGATGCGCCTTGA
- the fliG gene encoding flagellar motor switch protein FliG, with protein sequence MSDNRAAAVKLTKVDKAAILLLSLGSTDAAQVLRHMGPKEVQRVGVAMAQMGNVHREQVEQVMSEFVDIVGDQTSLGVGSDDYVRKMLTQALGEDKANGLIDRILLGGNTSGLDSLKWMEPRAVADVIRYEHPQIQAIVVAYLDPDQAGEVLGNFDHKVRLDIILRVSSLNTVQPAALKELNQILEKQFSGNSNASRTTLGGIKRAADIMNFLDSSIEGQLMDSIREVDEDLSGQIEDLMFVFNNLADVDDRGIQALLREVSSDVLVLALKGSDEGVKEKIFKNMSKRAAELLRDDLEAKGPVRVSDVETAQKEILTIARRMAEAGEIVLGGKGGEEMI encoded by the coding sequence ATGAGTGATAACCGAGCCGCCGCCGTCAAACTGACCAAGGTCGACAAAGCCGCGATTCTGCTGCTGTCCCTGGGTTCGACCGATGCTGCGCAAGTGCTGCGCCACATGGGCCCCAAAGAGGTTCAGCGCGTCGGCGTGGCCATGGCGCAGATGGGCAACGTCCATCGCGAGCAGGTCGAGCAGGTGATGAGCGAGTTCGTCGACATCGTCGGCGATCAGACCAGCCTCGGCGTCGGTTCCGACGACTACGTGCGCAAGATGCTCACCCAGGCCCTGGGCGAAGACAAGGCCAACGGCCTGATCGACCGCATCCTGCTCGGTGGCAACACCAGCGGCCTCGACAGCCTGAAATGGATGGAGCCGCGCGCAGTCGCCGACGTCATCCGTTACGAACACCCGCAGATCCAGGCAATCGTGGTCGCGTACCTCGACCCGGATCAGGCCGGTGAAGTGCTCGGCAACTTCGACCACAAAGTGCGTCTGGACATCATTCTGCGCGTTTCGTCGTTGAATACCGTGCAACCGGCCGCCTTGAAAGAACTCAACCAGATTCTCGAGAAGCAGTTCTCCGGCAACTCGAACGCCTCGCGCACCACCCTGGGTGGCATCAAGCGAGCGGCCGACATCATGAACTTCCTCGACAGTTCGATCGAAGGCCAGCTCATGGACTCGATCCGCGAAGTCGACGAAGACCTGTCCGGTCAGATCGAAGATCTCATGTTCGTCTTCAACAACCTCGCCGACGTCGACGACCGTGGCATCCAGGCACTGTTGCGCGAAGTCTCTTCCGATGTGCTGGTGCTGGCCCTCAAGGGTTCGGACGAGGGCGTCAAGGAAAAGATCTTCAAGAACATGTCCAAGCGTGCTGCCGAACTGTTGCGCGATGACCTCGAGGCGAAAGGCCCGGTGCGCGTCAGCGACGTCGAAACCGCACAGAAGGAAATCCTCACTATTGCCCGTCGTATGGCCGAAGCCGGCGAGATCGTGCTCGGTGGCAAGGGCGGCGAGGAAATGATCTAA
- the fliF gene encoding flagellar basal-body MS-ring/collar protein FliF, giving the protein MAEAVADNVPAKATPIDGKPPLFGLSFLENLSQMTVLRQVGLLVGLAASVAIGFAVVLWSQQPDYRPLYGSLAGMDAKQVMETLAAADIPYNVEPNSGALLVKADDLSRARMKLAAAGVTPSDGNIGFEILDKEQGLGTSQFMEATRYRRGLEGELARTISSLNNVKGARVHLAIPKSSVFVRDERKPSASVLVELYSGRSLEPGQVVAIINLVATSVPELSKSQITVVDQKGNLLSDQAENSEMTMAGKQFDYSRRMESMLTQRVHNILQPVLGNDRYKAEVSADVDFSAVESTAEQFNPDQPALRSEQSVNEQRTASNGPQGVPGALSNQPPSPASAPQTTGGTAAPAGMIQPGQPLVDANGQQIMDPATGQPMLAPYPADKRQQSTKNFELDRSISHTKQQQGRLNRLSVSVVVDDQVKINPANGETSRAPWSADELARFTRLVQDAVGFDASRGDSVSVINMPFSAERGEVIADIPFYSQPWFWDIVKQVLGVLFILVLVFGVLRPVLNNITGGGKGKELAGLGSDVELGGMGGLDGELANDRVSLGGPQSILLPSPSEGYDAQLNAIKSLVAEDPGRVAQVVKEWINADE; this is encoded by the coding sequence ATGGCAGAAGCAGTCGCTGATAACGTTCCGGCCAAGGCCACCCCGATCGACGGCAAACCGCCGCTGTTCGGCCTGTCCTTTCTGGAAAACCTTTCCCAGATGACCGTGCTGCGTCAGGTCGGCCTGTTGGTCGGTCTGGCTGCGAGCGTGGCGATTGGCTTTGCCGTGGTGCTGTGGTCGCAGCAGCCGGATTACCGTCCACTGTACGGCAGCCTTGCCGGCATGGACGCCAAGCAGGTCATGGAAACCCTGGCCGCCGCTGACATTCCCTATAACGTAGAACCCAATTCCGGCGCCTTGCTGGTCAAGGCCGACGACCTGTCCCGTGCGCGGATGAAACTCGCTGCCGCTGGTGTCACTCCCAGCGACGGCAACATCGGTTTCGAAATCCTCGACAAGGAACAGGGTCTGGGCACCAGCCAGTTCATGGAAGCGACCCGTTATCGTCGCGGCCTCGAAGGCGAACTGGCGCGGACCATCTCCAGCCTGAACAACGTCAAGGGTGCTCGCGTGCACCTGGCCATTCCGAAGAGCTCGGTGTTCGTCCGTGACGAGCGCAAGCCGAGCGCTTCGGTACTGGTCGAGCTGTACAGCGGGCGTTCGCTGGAGCCGGGCCAGGTGGTGGCGATTATCAACCTGGTCGCGACTTCCGTGCCCGAGTTGAGCAAATCGCAGATCACCGTCGTCGATCAGAAGGGCAACCTGCTCTCCGATCAGGCGGAAAATTCTGAAATGACCATGGCCGGCAAGCAGTTCGATTACAGCCGCCGCATGGAAAGCATGCTCACCCAGCGCGTGCACAACATTCTGCAACCGGTACTGGGCAATGATCGCTACAAGGCTGAAGTCTCCGCCGACGTCGATTTCAGTGCCGTCGAATCGACCGCCGAGCAGTTCAACCCGGACCAACCGGCGTTGCGCAGCGAGCAGTCGGTCAACGAACAACGCACCGCCAGCAATGGCCCGCAAGGTGTGCCAGGTGCTTTGAGCAACCAGCCGCCGTCGCCTGCCTCGGCGCCGCAGACCACCGGTGGCACCGCCGCACCGGCCGGGATGATCCAGCCGGGTCAGCCACTGGTTGACGCCAACGGTCAGCAGATCATGGACCCGGCCACCGGCCAGCCGATGCTCGCGCCGTACCCGGCCGACAAGCGTCAACAATCGACCAAGAACTTCGAACTCGACCGTTCGATCAGCCACACCAAGCAGCAGCAGGGCCGTCTCAATCGCCTGTCGGTGTCGGTGGTGGTCGATGATCAGGTCAAGATCAACCCGGCCAACGGTGAAACCAGCCGTGCGCCGTGGAGCGCCGACGAATTGGCGCGCTTCACCCGTCTGGTGCAGGACGCCGTCGGTTTCGACGCCAGCCGTGGCGACAGCGTCAGCGTGATCAACATGCCGTTCTCCGCCGAGCGCGGCGAAGTGATTGCCGATATTCCGTTCTACTCCCAGCCATGGTTCTGGGACATCGTCAAACAAGTGCTGGGTGTGCTGTTCATCCTCGTACTGGTGTTTGGTGTGCTGCGTCCGGTGCTCAACAACATCACCGGCGGTGGAAAAGGCAAGGAGCTGGCCGGTCTGGGCAGCGACGTGGAACTCGGTGGCATGGGCGGCCTGGACGGCGAACTGGCCAACGACCGCGTGAGCCTCGGTGGTCCGCAGAGCATTCTGTTGCCGAGCCCGAGCGAGGGTTATGACGCGCAGCTGAATGCAATCAAGAGTCTGGTAGCTGAAGACCCGGGGCGCGTGGCTCAGGTCGTAAAAGAGTGGATTAACGCAGATGAGTGA
- the fliE gene encoding flagellar hook-basal body complex protein FliE yields MSQGIEFNRLMMDMQAMKVDAMSARKSTAAVPEIAGSSFSDMLGQAINKVSDTQQASTQLANAFEIGKSGVDLTDVMIASQKASVSFQALTQVRNKLVQAYQDIMQMPV; encoded by the coding sequence ATGAGCCAAGGTATTGAATTTAATCGGTTGATGATGGACATGCAGGCCATGAAAGTGGATGCCATGTCTGCGCGTAAATCGACTGCCGCTGTCCCTGAAATCGCGGGCAGCAGCTTTTCCGACATGCTCGGTCAGGCGATCAATAAAGTCAGCGATACCCAGCAGGCGTCGACTCAACTGGCCAACGCGTTCGAGATCGGCAAGAGTGGTGTCGACCTGACTGACGTCATGATTGCGTCGCAAAAAGCCAGCGTGTCGTTCCAGGCTCTGACCCAGGTGCGCAACAAGCTGGTCCAGGCTTACCAAGACATCATGCAGATGCCGGTTTAA